The Methanosphaera sp. BMS genome contains a region encoding:
- a CDS encoding type I restriction-modification system subunit M: MSNYETKLWAIADKLRGNMDANEFKNYMLGFIFYRYISEKLEITLNKLLEEEKITFQEAYHDKSYENYLEKEGIEKLGYFIQPKYLFSSIINEINQGKEILECLSNALQEINDSTLNTKSQDDFQNLFEDMDLNSSKLGNSNAEKNKLISDILLDINDIDFKLEKDNSDILGDAYEYLISQFASSAGKKAGEFYTPQEVSTILARIVTQDKSRLKNVYDPTCGSGSLLLRVSKEADVSTFYGQELNQTTYNLARMNMILHGVKYDHFDIKQGDSLENDRHKKLKFDAVVANPPFSAKWSSDNSFINDERFSGYKKLAPKSKADYAFIQHMIYHLNEEGTLAVVLPHGVLFRGAAEGTIRKYLIKELNYLDAVIGLPKNIFYGTSIPTCILVFKKYREHKQDVLFIDASEHYEKVKNQNKLRAEDIDKIVTTYAERKTEDKYSYIATLEEIEENDYNLNIPRYVDTFEEEEPIDLDKLVDELEQIEKEIREVDEKIIEYCKEIGIRPPIIMND, translated from the coding sequence ATGTCAAATTATGAAACAAAACTATGGGCAATAGCCGATAAATTAAGAGGAAATATGGATGCAAACGAATTCAAAAACTACATGTTAGGATTTATCTTCTACAGATACATATCAGAAAAACTAGAAATAACACTAAACAAGTTACTTGAAGAAGAAAAAATCACATTCCAAGAAGCATACCATGATAAATCATATGAAAATTACCTGGAAAAAGAGGGAATAGAAAAACTCGGATACTTCATCCAACCAAAATACCTATTCAGCAGCATAATCAATGAAATCAATCAAGGAAAAGAAATACTGGAATGTTTAAGCAATGCCCTCCAGGAAATAAATGACTCCACCCTAAATACAAAAAGTCAGGACGACTTCCAAAACCTATTTGAAGATATGGATTTAAACTCGTCCAAACTAGGAAACAGCAATGCAGAAAAAAACAAACTCATCTCTGACATACTACTGGACATTAATGACATCGATTTCAAATTAGAAAAAGACAACTCAGACATACTCGGTGATGCATACGAATACCTGATAAGCCAATTTGCATCAAGTGCAGGAAAAAAGGCAGGAGAATTCTACACACCACAAGAAGTATCAACAATACTTGCAAGAATAGTCACACAAGACAAAAGCAGACTCAAAAACGTATACGACCCAACATGTGGAAGCGGATCATTACTATTAAGAGTAAGTAAAGAAGCAGACGTATCAACATTCTACGGACAAGAACTAAACCAAACAACATACAACCTGGCAAGAATGAACATGATACTACACGGAGTCAAATACGACCACTTTGACATAAAACAAGGAGATTCCCTGGAAAACGACAGACATAAAAAACTAAAATTCGATGCAGTAGTAGCCAATCCACCATTCAGTGCAAAATGGAGCAGTGACAACTCATTTATCAATGATGAAAGATTCTCAGGATATAAAAAACTAGCACCAAAAAGCAAGGCAGACTATGCATTCATACAACACATGATATACCACCTAAACGAAGAGGGAACACTAGCAGTAGTACTACCACATGGAGTACTCTTTAGAGGAGCAGCAGAAGGAACCATACGAAAATACCTCATCAAAGAACTAAACTACCTAGACGCCGTAATAGGCCTACCGAAAAACATATTCTATGGGACAAGCATCCCCACATGCATACTAGTATTCAAAAAATACCGAGAACACAAGCAAGACGTACTATTTATAGATGCATCAGAACACTACGAAAAAGTCAAAAACCAGAACAAACTACGAGCAGAGGACATAGATAAAATAGTAACTACATACGCGGAAAGAAAAACAGAAGACAAATACTCCTACATAGCAACACTAGAGGAAATAGAAGAAAATGACTACAACCTAAACATACCCAGATATGTGGATACATTCGAAGAAGAAGAACCAATAGACCTAGACAAACTAGTAGATGAACTAGAACAAATCGAAAAAGAAATACGAGAAGTAGACGAGAAAATCATAGAATACTGCAAAGAAATAGGCATCAGACCACCGATAATAATGAATGATTAA